The Sedimentisphaera salicampi genome includes a region encoding these proteins:
- the hisA gene encoding 1-(5-phosphoribosyl)-5-[(5-phosphoribosylamino)methylideneamino]imidazole-4-carboxamide isomerase, translating to MDVLPAIDLIDGKCVRLVQGDYEKKITYKDDPSDQAKDFAKAGAKWIHLIDLDGAKQGKPVNLKTVKKIAKGRLNVEFGGGVRNEDSIKILLDAGVSRIIIGTRAIREFDWFTQMAEKYPDKLVLGLDARGDKIATHGWLENTDLELIEFARKASALPINSIIYTDISKDGTLEGPNLERTSNLVKSVDSSVIAAGGVTCVDDITKLGEAGVAGAVIGRALYEGTITLKGAIEAAGNKG from the coding sequence ATGGATGTTCTTCCTGCAATAGACCTTATCGACGGCAAATGCGTGCGTCTTGTTCAAGGCGATTATGAGAAAAAAATAACATACAAAGACGACCCTTCAGATCAGGCCAAAGACTTTGCAAAGGCCGGTGCGAAATGGATTCATCTTATAGACCTCGACGGAGCAAAGCAGGGCAAGCCTGTAAATCTTAAAACTGTTAAGAAAATTGCCAAAGGCAGGCTCAATGTTGAATTCGGCGGCGGTGTTAGAAACGAAGACTCAATTAAGATTCTCCTGGATGCAGGCGTATCAAGGATAATAATAGGAACAAGAGCAATCAGAGAATTCGACTGGTTCACCCAGATGGCAGAGAAATATCCAGATAAGCTCGTTCTGGGGCTTGATGCAAGGGGAGATAAGATTGCAACTCACGGCTGGCTTGAAAACACAGACTTGGAGCTTATTGAGTTTGCAAGGAAGGCGTCTGCGCTGCCAATCAATTCAATAATTTATACCGATATCTCCAAAGACGGCACGCTGGAAGGGCCAAATCTTGAACGAACCTCGAATCTTGTTAAATCGGTGGATTCATCCGTTATAGCCGCAGGCGGTGTTACCTGCGTAGATGACATTACTAAACTTGGAGAGGCAGGGGTAGCCGGGGCCGTTATTGGAAGGGCTCTGTATGAAGGAACTATCACTTTAAAGGGTGCTATTGAGGCAGCAGGTAATAAAGGTTGA
- a CDS encoding sodium:solute symporter family protein: MYILDYLIFGIYMICVLGVGFYHFFKNKSSEDYYVGSRSIKASHVGFSIVATDVGGGFSIGLGGVGFAMGLSGSWLLFTGLIGAWLTAVFVIPKIKKLDEKEGYLTYPDFLRCKYSDKVALAAALISGIGYLGFTGAQMLAGAKLASTTILQKNPFDMDPILFSLLVIAVITVVYTVFGGLKAVIYTDTIQWMILLSGLIFITIPATLLEIGGISALRETLPKEYFTLTNIEASTFINWMVTIIPIWLIGMTLYQRIYACKNEKHAKKAWFTAGLLEYPVMAFTGVFLGMCARVIYPEADSEAALPMLIRDVLPIGVTGIVIASYFSAIMSTADSCMMASSGNFVNDLLERHIIGKKSHKTSVRLSMAATFVIGTLAVTLAAQFSTVLNAILYAYSFMVSGLFIPTLGAYFWKKSSSAGALAGMLAGGVPTLLMLTKVVKLPEPIAKYGLDPSAYGIFLSAVFFIAFSFAMPEKSTAKV; this comes from the coding sequence ATGTACATCTTAGACTATCTTATATTCGGCATTTATATGATTTGCGTTTTGGGGGTTGGATTTTACCACTTCTTTAAAAATAAGAGCTCTGAAGATTACTATGTAGGCAGCAGGTCTATCAAAGCATCGCACGTTGGTTTTTCGATCGTGGCAACAGATGTAGGCGGAGGGTTCTCAATTGGTCTTGGCGGTGTAGGATTTGCAATGGGTCTATCGGGAAGCTGGCTTTTATTTACCGGTCTGATAGGCGCATGGCTTACTGCAGTGTTTGTAATACCCAAGATCAAGAAGCTCGATGAAAAGGAAGGGTATCTTACGTATCCGGACTTCCTTCGCTGTAAATACAGTGACAAGGTTGCACTGGCAGCTGCATTAATATCTGGAATCGGTTATCTCGGATTTACCGGTGCTCAGATGCTTGCAGGCGCCAAACTCGCCTCTACCACAATTTTGCAGAAAAACCCATTCGACATGGATCCGATATTGTTTTCCCTGTTAGTAATAGCTGTAATAACAGTGGTTTACACCGTTTTCGGCGGCCTGAAAGCTGTTATATACACAGATACAATACAGTGGATGATACTGCTCAGCGGGCTTATCTTCATCACAATCCCCGCCACGCTCTTAGAAATTGGCGGTATTTCAGCATTAAGAGAAACCCTGCCTAAAGAATATTTCACCCTCACCAACATTGAAGCCTCTACATTTATAAACTGGATGGTTACGATAATACCAATCTGGCTTATTGGTATGACGCTCTATCAAAGGATTTATGCCTGCAAAAATGAAAAACATGCAAAAAAGGCTTGGTTTACCGCCGGCTTGCTCGAATATCCTGTAATGGCGTTTACAGGCGTTTTTCTCGGTATGTGTGCAAGGGTGATATATCCTGAGGCAGACAGCGAAGCCGCCCTGCCGATGCTTATCAGGGATGTGCTTCCGATAGGGGTAACCGGTATCGTTATCGCCTCGTATTTCTCTGCAATTATGTCAACAGCGGACAGCTGCATGATGGCCTCCTCTGGTAATTTTGTAAACGACCTGCTCGAAAGGCATATTATCGGAAAGAAATCTCACAAAACATCGGTTAGGCTCTCTATGGCTGCTACATTTGTAATCGGAACCCTTGCAGTTACACTGGCCGCACAGTTCAGCACTGTACTGAACGCAATCCTTTACGCATATTCGTTTATGGTATCGGGGCTCTTTATTCCAACGCTCGGAGCGTATTTCTGGAAGAAATCCAGCTCGGCCGGTGCGCTAGCTGGAATGCTTGCAGGCGGAGTTCCCACGCTTCTGATGCTAACGAAAGTAGTAAAGCTCCCTGAGCCGATTGCAAAATACGGACTCGACCCCAGCGCATACGGTATTTTTCTTTCTGCTGTCTTTTTCATAGCCTTTTCCTTTGCTATGCCAGAAAAAAGTACAGCCAAAGTGTGA
- a CDS encoding glycoside hydrolase family 76 protein, producing the protein MKKIKGDFRLPNGLYCKTLSDRTSAYAWGQGIVFGALAAAARVDQSYLAEAEALADLIQTNYWCTSGGLSAYNASAGGCGDRYTDDNAWIVLAMLELYDITGNDVYIQRSEQAMDFIMEFENGTANTPSGGIRWHESNTCGTRTCSTAPVCLANLVLYSKTSKAEYLQNGLRIYQWALDYGLQSDRGTFYEGVHCNGTLDYVKLGYDTAPFLQAAVELYKITDDQQYLRQAKNMAYALETEMINARTNALHQTGKWGGHDMTNAFVDLYEVDQNQRWINLAAGYLRFLHDNCKTEGRYPEDWSSTSGDFTDDLIDQASAARAYWTLARTQGGAAQFYPAVLFDSCGYQGWSLGLDYGSYSLDDLKFRGVLNNSVSSFLLEDNCSVKLYDAGNFSGETLTKSLSDNCLNYEGWGNRASSLKITNRCPVHSITPLVKTGSSDWAQSSVCYAEVGDAVSFKAQTDAVHCSWKGPNGFTSSEKSITFEPALLMHSGVYTAVCTNSCGTVKEKMFKLNVSNPENFPHERSNLALNKQVTADSYISGEHPALAVDGSLRSNSKWCASSGRIEPHWLTVDLGDYYDVDTFVIAHAAAGGEYQSWNTSDFCIQANQDGQGGWEDILCIEENSGSITRAVLDEPKRIRFVRLHITAPTQGTDPAVRIYEFQVFEAFSEHCLKADISGPAGQPDGAVDMQDYFLISEKWRDADQTENYLGDFNGDSEVNLNDLLIFSDRWLSCIGSGCL; encoded by the coding sequence ATGAAAAAAATCAAGGGCGATTTCAGACTTCCAAACGGCCTATACTGCAAAACGCTATCTGACAGGACTTCTGCGTATGCATGGGGGCAGGGGATCGTTTTCGGAGCTTTAGCAGCAGCGGCAAGGGTTGATCAGAGCTATCTTGCTGAAGCAGAAGCCCTTGCGGATTTAATCCAGACAAACTACTGGTGCACCTCAGGCGGGCTTTCTGCTTATAATGCTTCAGCAGGCGGCTGCGGGGATAGATATACAGATGATAACGCATGGATTGTTCTTGCAATGCTCGAGCTCTATGATATTACCGGAAATGATGTATATATTCAGCGATCTGAGCAGGCTATGGATTTTATTATGGAATTCGAAAACGGCACTGCAAACACTCCAAGCGGCGGGATTCGCTGGCACGAATCTAACACTTGCGGAACAAGAACATGCTCAACAGCTCCGGTATGCCTTGCAAATTTAGTGCTCTACAGTAAAACATCCAAAGCCGAATACCTCCAAAACGGGCTTAGAATATATCAGTGGGCGCTTGACTATGGTTTACAGTCTGATAGGGGCACATTTTATGAAGGCGTGCATTGTAACGGCACTTTAGATTATGTTAAGCTCGGATATGACACTGCACCATTTCTGCAGGCGGCTGTTGAGCTTTATAAGATCACCGATGACCAGCAATACCTGAGGCAGGCCAAGAATATGGCTTATGCACTTGAAACTGAAATGATAAACGCTCGTACTAATGCCCTACATCAAACCGGCAAATGGGGCGGACATGATATGACAAATGCATTTGTTGATCTTTATGAGGTTGATCAAAATCAAAGATGGATAAATCTTGCAGCCGGCTATCTGAGATTTCTTCACGATAACTGTAAAACCGAAGGACGATATCCAGAAGACTGGAGCAGCACTAGCGGGGATTTCACTGACGACCTTATAGACCAAGCCTCTGCTGCAAGAGCGTATTGGACTCTCGCCAGGACTCAGGGAGGCGCAGCCCAGTTTTATCCTGCTGTTCTTTTTGACAGCTGCGGCTATCAGGGGTGGTCTCTAGGGCTTGATTACGGCAGCTATTCACTTGATGACCTGAAATTCCGCGGAGTATTGAATAATTCTGTTTCCTCTTTTCTTCTGGAAGATAATTGTTCTGTCAAGTTGTACGATGCCGGCAATTTCAGCGGCGAAACGCTCACTAAATCTCTCAGCGATAATTGCTTAAACTATGAAGGATGGGGTAACAGGGCTTCCTCTCTGAAGATTACAAACAGATGCCCGGTACATTCTATTACCCCTTTGGTAAAAACAGGCAGCAGTGATTGGGCTCAATCCTCTGTCTGCTATGCAGAGGTGGGGGATGCAGTAAGTTTTAAGGCTCAAACTGACGCAGTACATTGCAGCTGGAAAGGGCCTAACGGATTTACATCTTCCGAGAAAAGCATCACTTTCGAGCCTGCTTTGCTGATGCATTCGGGTGTTTATACCGCAGTCTGCACGAATTCTTGCGGAACTGTAAAGGAGAAGATGTTCAAACTTAATGTTTCCAACCCGGAAAACTTCCCGCATGAGCGGTCAAATCTGGCATTGAATAAGCAAGTTACTGCAGACAGCTATATCAGCGGAGAACACCCCGCACTGGCGGTTGACGGTTCTCTTCGAAGCAACAGTAAATGGTGCGCCAGTTCAGGACGCATAGAGCCTCATTGGCTTACAGTTGATTTGGGCGATTATTACGATGTGGACACATTTGTGATTGCCCATGCCGCAGCTGGAGGCGAATATCAAAGCTGGAATACAAGCGATTTCTGTATTCAGGCAAATCAAGATGGACAAGGCGGATGGGAGGATATTCTCTGCATTGAAGAGAATTCAGGCAGTATAACCAGAGCAGTTTTAGATGAGCCTAAAAGGATACGTTTCGTAAGGCTGCACATAACCGCCCCGACACAGGGGACAGACCCGGCGGTTCGAATTTATGAATTTCAGGTTTTCGAAGCTTTCTCAGAGCATTGCCTTAAGGCGGATATATCAGGCCCTGCCGGCCAGCCGGACGGCGCAGTGGATATGCAGGATTACTTCCTGATCTCCGAAAAATGGAGAGATGCAGACCAGACGGAAAATTATTTAGGTGATTTTAATGGAGACTCAGAGGTTAATTTGAATGATCTGCTCATTTTCTCTGACAGGTGGCTCAGCTGCATCGGTTCAGGCTGCCTTTAA
- the rsgA gene encoding ribosome small subunit-dependent GTPase A encodes MKKSKRKFFQQQLKKLNESEKKQLYKRAANLRKASQVGAMNRKHSFRSKIDHRSNWDNVTNFEKKKKAPKMDIDDWALKVLEEEGIQTLRETCRHREDLGEYSEKHYGMIEEVMPAECLVYSEGSDVRCIIGPEFSMTQKSDLAVGDNVYFSYSKHGTAVLHSVEQRKSCISRPDPTKAGIERVTAANVDKAVIVAAIKRPELRPSLIDRYLIAAQKGGVEPVICVNKIDLINDSAREKEMEILKAYQEIGLDVVECSAENGSGLYELKKSLASSRSVFVGHSGTGKTSLLNRLCPNVDAQTGSVHNGTGLGRHTTKNSKLYQIENNIWIIDTPGIREFGLWDMNPDDLKWYFEEFDYFAENCRYSDCSHTHEPGCAVKQAVQSGDISRTRYESYLRILETISKNSS; translated from the coding sequence TTGAAAAAAAGCAAACGCAAATTTTTCCAGCAGCAGCTTAAAAAGCTGAACGAAAGTGAAAAAAAACAGCTCTACAAAAGAGCTGCAAATTTGCGTAAAGCCTCTCAGGTGGGAGCGATGAACAGGAAACACTCATTCAGAAGCAAAATAGATCACCGCAGCAATTGGGATAATGTTACAAATTTTGAAAAAAAGAAAAAAGCTCCCAAAATGGACATCGACGATTGGGCGCTGAAGGTTCTTGAAGAGGAGGGGATCCAGACACTCAGAGAAACTTGCAGGCACAGGGAGGACTTAGGGGAATACAGCGAGAAGCATTACGGAATGATAGAGGAAGTGATGCCGGCAGAATGTTTGGTGTATTCCGAGGGCAGCGATGTAAGGTGTATAATTGGCCCTGAATTTTCAATGACCCAGAAGAGCGATCTGGCTGTTGGTGATAATGTTTACTTCTCATATTCTAAGCACGGTACTGCAGTGCTTCATAGCGTGGAGCAGAGAAAGTCCTGCATATCACGCCCAGACCCGACAAAAGCAGGAATAGAGCGCGTAACAGCAGCTAATGTAGATAAGGCTGTAATCGTAGCTGCAATCAAAAGGCCAGAGCTCAGGCCGAGCCTTATAGACAGATATTTGATAGCGGCGCAGAAGGGCGGTGTTGAGCCCGTTATATGCGTAAATAAAATCGACCTGATTAATGATTCTGCAAGAGAGAAGGAAATGGAGATCTTAAAGGCCTATCAGGAAATAGGGCTTGATGTTGTGGAATGCTCTGCGGAAAACGGTTCCGGTTTGTACGAGCTCAAAAAATCGCTGGCATCTTCGAGAAGTGTCTTCGTTGGCCACAGCGGCACGGGCAAAACCTCGCTCCTTAACCGGCTGTGCCCTAATGTGGATGCTCAAACCGGCTCAGTACATAACGGGACAGGACTCGGACGCCATACTACAAAAAATTCCAAGCTCTATCAGATTGAAAACAATATCTGGATTATTGACACGCCCGGAATAAGGGAATTCGGGCTTTGGGATATGAATCCTGATGATTTGAAATGGTATTTTGAAGAATTCGATTATTTTGCTGAAAACTGCCGATATTCAGACTGCTCCCATACTCACGAGCCAGGATGTGCTGTTAAACAAGCAGTTCAGAGCGGCGATATCAGCCGAACGAGATACGAGAGTTATCTGAGGATACTTGAAACTATATCTAAAAACAGCTCTTAA
- a CDS encoding ATP-binding protein, which yields MSIGSKIVLVVAFMIGINVIVDIGIHKVVSESTQVESDRQNLEKYLMWYAGTIEEDRKRLRNTTRELGELKATADFIKSGGDEYKDLVSQIKQLTRLENVLILNINSEVVYNSGGEDWGKVFSEEFIREKNLNLNNTDTRRYGLTKTSQGMTLISADPVISDGQVVGTVIVCELFGKKIASEISGKTGDKINIVPEEKGPFSKEQSEGGINIRRKGGGKFIAHIALDGLGKSEKYALKVEVPSSIAARASTANKVNIFTKIVTGLITLLLILFIVYRTIGQRLETLIDHIIKIRHSGVLVRMMQEEGKDEIDLLGHEFNLMIERLQKDTEMRKAAERDLKKSLDELRRFADVASHDLQEPLRSVTSCVQLLENQYSENLDEQGKQLIDYAVQGSRRMKGLLKALLSYSNIGNTELETENCECNLIVDQAIKDLQQEINEKNAEVKVSDLPAIKGDKMRLQLLFTNLIHNAITYQPEGRKPAVHIESRKTENMWRFEVRDNGIGIEKQYYNQIFIAFKRLHTQQEHEGSGIGLAICKRIVEQHGGKIWVKSEQGVGSSFFFSLPA from the coding sequence ATGTCCATAGGCTCAAAAATAGTTTTAGTTGTTGCCTTTATGATAGGCATAAACGTTATAGTTGACATCGGTATTCACAAGGTTGTCTCCGAATCAACGCAGGTTGAAAGCGACAGGCAAAATCTTGAGAAATACCTTATGTGGTATGCGGGAACTATTGAAGAGGACAGAAAACGTCTGCGCAACACAACCCGTGAGCTTGGCGAGCTCAAAGCCACTGCAGACTTTATTAAAAGCGGGGGAGATGAATACAAGGACCTTGTATCGCAAATCAAACAGCTTACAAGACTTGAAAATGTATTAATACTGAATATCAATTCAGAAGTGGTTTATAATTCCGGAGGTGAAGATTGGGGCAAGGTTTTTTCTGAGGAATTCATAAGGGAGAAAAATCTCAACCTGAACAACACCGATACAAGGCGTTATGGACTGACGAAGACATCTCAGGGCATGACTCTGATTTCAGCAGATCCGGTAATCAGTGATGGCCAGGTAGTTGGTACAGTTATAGTATGCGAGCTGTTTGGTAAGAAAATTGCCAGCGAGATATCCGGCAAAACTGGCGACAAAATCAACATTGTCCCTGAAGAAAAAGGCCCGTTCTCAAAGGAACAGAGTGAAGGCGGAATCAATATCCGAAGAAAGGGAGGCGGAAAATTTATAGCACACATAGCTTTGGACGGATTGGGCAAGTCTGAGAAGTATGCGCTGAAGGTTGAAGTGCCTTCTTCGATTGCAGCAAGAGCTAGCACGGCGAACAAAGTAAACATATTTACAAAGATTGTTACCGGCCTTATTACCCTGCTCTTGATTCTTTTTATTGTTTACAGAACAATCGGCCAGAGGCTGGAAACCCTAATCGATCATATCATAAAGATTCGGCACAGCGGTGTTCTTGTGCGAATGATGCAGGAAGAGGGCAAGGATGAGATTGATCTGCTCGGACATGAATTCAACCTTATGATCGAGCGGCTGCAAAAAGATACTGAAATGCGAAAGGCAGCAGAAAGAGATCTGAAAAAATCTCTTGATGAGCTGCGCCGGTTTGCAGACGTTGCCTCTCACGATCTTCAGGAGCCGCTCCGCTCGGTTACAAGCTGCGTTCAGCTTCTTGAAAATCAATACAGCGAGAATCTCGACGAGCAGGGCAAACAGCTCATTGACTATGCTGTTCAGGGGTCGAGAAGAATGAAAGGCCTGCTCAAAGCCCTGCTTTCATACTCCAACATAGGCAACACAGAGCTGGAAACGGAAAATTGCGAGTGTAACTTGATAGTAGATCAGGCAATCAAAGATCTGCAGCAGGAAATAAACGAGAAAAACGCTGAAGTTAAAGTAAGCGACTTGCCGGCGATTAAGGGCGATAAAATGCGTCTGCAGCTCTTATTTACTAATCTAATTCACAACGCAATAACATACCAGCCGGAAGGGCGAAAACCGGCAGTTCATATTGAAAGCAGAAAAACGGAAAATATGTGGCGGTTTGAGGTTCGTGATAATGGAATCGGGATCGAGAAGCAATACTACAACCAGATCTTCATCGCCTTTAAGCGTCTGCATACCCAGCAGGAACACGAAGGCAGCGGTATAGGGCTTGCAATATGCAAACGTATTGTTGAACAGCACGGGGGGAAAATCTGGGTGAAATCAGAGCAGGGAGTTGGCTCAAGCTTTTTCTTCTCACTGCCTGCCTGA
- the rpsD gene encoding 30S ribosomal protein S4, with amino-acid sequence MGNYTGPKVKLSRALGVPVAETPKHVSPKKTNRPGAHGYRRQKPTLYGVQLKEKQKIAYYYNVKNNQLRRYMKLAESSKDASDKVFQTLLETRLDNVVRRLRWARTIWQARQMVSHAHFRLNGRRVDIPSVRVKPGDVIEVKERSKKFVQQAAEEAGSLGLSVPEWIASDTGNMKASITRLPEFDEVRLPFDVDFSKIIEFYTL; translated from the coding sequence ATGGGAAATTATACAGGACCAAAAGTAAAGCTCAGCAGGGCTCTTGGTGTGCCGGTAGCGGAAACGCCCAAGCACGTTAGCCCGAAGAAAACCAACCGCCCGGGAGCGCACGGCTACAGGAGGCAGAAGCCTACTCTTTACGGCGTTCAGCTTAAAGAAAAGCAGAAAATCGCCTACTACTACAATGTGAAGAACAACCAGCTTAGAAGGTATATGAAACTGGCTGAATCTTCCAAGGATGCCTCAGATAAAGTCTTCCAGACACTTCTGGAAACAAGGCTTGATAATGTAGTACGCAGGCTTCGCTGGGCAAGAACTATTTGGCAGGCCAGACAGATGGTATCTCACGCACATTTCAGACTCAACGGCCGCAGGGTTGATATTCCATCGGTTAGAGTGAAGCCGGGCGATGTGATCGAGGTTAAAGAAAGAAGCAAAAAGTTCGTTCAGCAGGCCGCAGAAGAGGCCGGTTCGCTCGGGCTCTCAGTGCCTGAATGGATTGCCTCAGACACTGGTAATATGAAGGCCTCCATCACAAGGCTTCCTGAATTTGATGAAGTCCGTCTTCCATTTGATGTGGACTTCTCAAAGATTATTGAGTTTTA
- a CDS encoding M48 family metallopeptidase, whose amino-acid sequence MGKFCKSAPIILIPLLIACSTVPISNRDRLNFVSDSRINSIAAQEYQQFLSENRPTINQNQQQVKLVRKVGFRIRDAVERYFIQNNQQISFSWEFNVIQNSQANAWAMPGGKVMVYSGIFEKTRNEEGLAVVISHEIAHAAAKHGAERMSQQTLLNLGGYALSKSGAGEGFMKAFSIGSHYGIMLPYSRKHEYEADHLGLIFMAMAGYDPKAAVDFWQRMSENSSAAPEFMSTHPCDRKRIQALKDLMPEAKRYYRQSIKSGRQ is encoded by the coding sequence ATGGGTAAATTTTGTAAATCTGCGCCGATTATTCTAATTCCTTTGCTGATTGCCTGCAGCACTGTCCCGATTAGCAATCGCGATAGATTGAATTTCGTTTCTGATTCCAGAATCAATTCAATCGCTGCCCAGGAGTATCAGCAGTTTCTAAGCGAAAACAGACCAACGATAAATCAGAATCAGCAGCAGGTGAAACTGGTGAGAAAGGTTGGTTTTCGCATAAGAGATGCTGTTGAGAGGTACTTTATTCAAAACAATCAGCAAATAAGCTTCAGCTGGGAATTTAATGTAATCCAGAATTCACAGGCCAACGCCTGGGCAATGCCGGGCGGGAAGGTGATGGTATATTCGGGAATTTTTGAAAAAACACGCAATGAAGAAGGGCTTGCCGTGGTGATATCGCACGAAATAGCTCATGCCGCAGCAAAACATGGAGCGGAAAGGATGAGCCAGCAGACTCTCTTAAATCTCGGCGGTTATGCTTTGAGTAAAAGCGGGGCTGGTGAGGGGTTTATGAAGGCCTTTTCTATAGGAAGTCATTACGGGATTATGCTTCCATACAGCAGAAAGCATGAATACGAAGCAGACCATCTTGGCCTTATCTTTATGGCTATGGCAGGCTACGATCCGAAAGCTGCTGTTGATTTCTGGCAGAGGATGTCGGAGAATTCTTCGGCTGCCCCTGAATTTATGAGTACACACCCCTGCGACAGAAAAAGGATTCAGGCTTTAAAAGACCTTATGCCTGAGGCGAAAAGATACTATCGCCAAAGCATCAAATCAGGCAGGCAGTGA
- a CDS encoding 3-deoxy-7-phosphoheptulonate synthase, whose product MRATDNVNIVALRELTTPRELREDLPITQKQADVVLNARKSLKNIISHLDKRMVAIVGPCSIHNEDSAVEYAEKLAKIQEKTKDKLLIVMRAYFEKPRTTIGWKGLLYDPELNGSYNMKKGLHLSRKIMLSILDAGIPIATEILDPIVPQYLTDLISWSAIGARTSESQIHRQMVSGLSMPVGFKNSTDGSLYTSAQAIKTARNPHFFFGINIDGQVALAETKGNAYTHFILRGGCLGPNYEVEHIAFAEALLRKEKIGSGIVVDCSHANSRKDYKKQSKVLDNIIEQKLSGNKSIVGVMIESFLEQGSQKIGSGRLKPNVSVTDSCIGWEETEQLLMKLAEV is encoded by the coding sequence ATGAGAGCAACTGATAATGTAAATATCGTAGCATTAAGAGAGCTTACAACCCCACGAGAGCTGAGAGAGGACTTACCAATAACTCAGAAGCAGGCGGATGTAGTTTTGAATGCACGCAAAAGCTTAAAAAATATTATATCTCATCTTGATAAGAGGATGGTGGCCATAGTAGGCCCATGCTCTATTCATAATGAAGATTCAGCAGTTGAATATGCTGAAAAACTTGCCAAAATTCAGGAAAAAACAAAAGACAAGCTCCTCATAGTCATGAGGGCGTATTTTGAAAAGCCCCGCACGACTATAGGCTGGAAGGGCCTGCTTTACGATCCAGAACTCAACGGCAGTTACAATATGAAGAAAGGTCTGCACTTAAGCAGAAAGATTATGCTTTCGATTCTCGATGCAGGTATCCCGATAGCCACAGAAATACTGGATCCAATTGTACCCCAGTATCTTACTGATCTTATTAGCTGGTCGGCGATTGGAGCAAGAACAAGCGAATCGCAAATCCACAGGCAGATGGTCAGCGGTCTTTCAATGCCTGTTGGATTCAAAAACTCCACAGATGGAAGCCTCTACACTTCCGCTCAGGCTATTAAAACTGCCAGAAATCCGCATTTCTTCTTTGGTATCAATATTGATGGGCAGGTGGCCCTCGCTGAAACAAAGGGCAACGCCTATACCCATTTCATCTTGAGAGGAGGATGCCTTGGCCCAAATTATGAGGTTGAGCATATAGCTTTCGCTGAGGCACTTCTTCGCAAGGAAAAAATCGGTTCGGGAATCGTTGTTGACTGCAGCCACGCTAATTCAAGAAAAGATTACAAAAAGCAGAGTAAAGTTCTGGATAATATAATAGAGCAGAAGCTCAGCGGCAATAAATCTATAGTTGGCGTAATGATAGAAAGCTTCCTTGAGCAGGGCAGTCAGAAGATTGGTTCGGGCAGACTCAAGCCAAACGTTTCAGTTACCGATTCCTGTATCGGCTGGGAGGAAACAGAGCAGCTCCTGATGAAACTGGCAGAGGTATAG